A section of the Methanocaldococcus sp. FS406-22 genome encodes:
- the selD gene encoding selenide, water dikinase SelD, whose translation MAEKIKLTELVKLHGUACKLPSTELEFLVKGIVTDEDLSDKDILVGLGDDASIIKRDGLVIAKTVDVFTPIVDDPYLQGKIAACNSTSDIYAMGLLDIVGVLAIVGIPEKLPIHIVREMLKGFQDFCRENKTSIVGGHTILNPWPLIGGAVTGVGREEEVLTKAGAKEGDILILTKPLGTQTAMALSRIPEEFKDLINISEDERDYIINKAIELMTTSNRYALMALRKAEERVGDKIANALTDITGFGILGHSNEMAKNSRVLIEINTLPCIKRTPELSRMFGHALLDGYGAETAGGLLISAKKEYKDDLIDELERAKCYAFEVGRVVKKGEGKAVLSKDVKVIEI comes from the coding sequence ATGGCTGAGAAAATAAAATTAACTGAATTAGTTAAACTCCATGGATGAGCTTGCAAACTGCCCAGCACCGAGTTAGAGTTTTTGGTTAAAGGAATAGTTACCGATGAAGATTTATCAGACAAGGATATCTTAGTTGGTTTGGGTGATGATGCATCAATAATTAAAAGAGATGGGTTAGTTATAGCCAAAACCGTAGATGTCTTCACACCAATAGTTGATGACCCTTATCTTCAAGGAAAGATAGCGGCATGCAACTCAACAAGCGACATTTATGCCATGGGATTATTAGATATAGTGGGAGTTTTAGCAATTGTTGGAATTCCAGAAAAGCTACCAATACACATAGTTAGGGAGATGCTAAAAGGATTCCAAGACTTTTGCAGAGAGAACAAAACCTCAATAGTTGGTGGTCACACAATATTAAACCCATGGCCTCTAATTGGAGGAGCAGTTACTGGTGTTGGTAGAGAAGAGGAGGTTTTAACAAAGGCTGGAGCTAAGGAGGGAGATATCTTAATATTAACAAAGCCCTTAGGAACTCAAACGGCAATGGCATTATCAAGGATTCCAGAGGAATTTAAAGATTTAATAAATATCAGTGAAGATGAGAGGGATTACATCATAAACAAAGCAATAGAACTAATGACAACATCAAACAGATATGCATTAATGGCTTTAAGAAAAGCTGAGGAGAGAGTTGGAGATAAAATAGCAAATGCTTTAACAGATATTACTGGATTTGGAATCTTAGGACATTCAAATGAAATGGCTAAAAATAGCAGGGTTTTAATAGAAATTAACACTCTTCCATGTATAAAAAGAACTCCAGAGTTAAGCAGAATGTTTGGACATGCTTTATTGGATGGTTACGGAGCAGAAACTGCTGGAGGGTTGTTAATATCAGCAAAAAAGGAATATAAAGATGATTTAATTGATGAGTTAGAGAGAGCTAAGTGCTATGCGTTTGAAGTTGGTAGAGTTGTGAAAAAAGGTGAAGGAAAAGCAGTTTTAAGTAAAGATGTTAAGGTTATTGAAATCTAA
- a CDS encoding DNA polymerase beta superfamily protein produces the protein MEIPIFVVISGSDLYGIPNPSDVDIRGVHILDKELFIKNCLYKSREGEVINKMFGKCDFVSFELGKFLRELLKPNANFIEIALSDKVLYSSKYHEDVKEIAHNCICKKLYHHWKGFAKHLQKSSEKENYENPKTLLYILRAYYQGILCLERGEFKPDFGSFKCLDCYDEEIVSYLFECKVDKKPIDDNYKEKIKNHFCELDLLLDESYKNSNIRDKPSEIAKIKAIELYKKLYFEDVRG, from the coding sequence ATGGAAATTCCAATATTTGTTGTTATATCTGGTAGTGATTTGTATGGCATTCCAAATCCAAGTGATGTAGATATTAGGGGAGTGCATATCTTAGATAAAGAGCTATTTATCAAAAACTGCCTATATAAAAGCAGAGAAGGGGAGGTTATAAATAAAATGTTTGGAAAGTGTGATTTTGTTAGCTTTGAGCTTGGAAAGTTTTTGAGAGAGCTTTTAAAGCCAAATGCTAACTTTATTGAGATAGCTTTATCTGATAAGGTTTTGTATTCATCAAAATACCATGAAGATGTTAAGGAAATAGCCCACAATTGCATTTGTAAAAAGCTCTATCATCACTGGAAGGGATTTGCCAAGCATCTTCAAAAATCAAGTGAGAAAGAGAATTATGAGAATCCAAAGACACTTTTATATATTTTGAGGGCTTACTATCAAGGTATTCTATGCTTAGAGAGAGGAGAGTTTAAGCCAGATTTTGGTTCATTTAAATGCTTAGATTGCTATGATGAGGAGATTGTAAGTTATCTCTTTGAATGCAAAGTGGATAAAAAGCCAATAGATGATAACTATAAAGAGAAGATAAAGAATCATTTTTGTGAATTGGATTTATTATTAGATGAGAGTTATAAAAACTCTAATATAAGAGATAAACCTTCAGAAATAGCAAAGATTAAGGCAATAGAACTCTATAAAAAGCTATATTTTGAGGATGTGAGAGGATGA
- a CDS encoding UPF0058 family protein codes for MHKEQLMKLHQFFVYVVKEIMDDNLENIDNECKKLLEIYEMLDIRPHHIHRLKSEQKAAILLLSACVASYLANNMDNVPKNLAKKLEENAFKHLNSCKKNIIILEEDENNDKKEV; via the coding sequence ATGCACAAAGAGCAGTTAATGAAACTTCATCAATTTTTTGTTTATGTTGTAAAAGAAATTATGGATGATAATTTAGAAAATATTGACAATGAATGCAAAAAATTACTTGAAATTTATGAAATGTTAGATATTAGACCCCATCACATTCATCGACTCAAAAGCGAGCAAAAAGCAGCAATATTACTGTTATCTGCCTGTGTAGCCAGTTATTTAGCCAATAATATGGATAATGTTCCGAAAAATTTAGCTAAAAAACTTGAAGAAAACGCTTTTAAACATCTAAATAGCTGTAAGAAAAACATTATTATATTAGAAGAAGATGAAAATAACGATAAAAAGGAAGTATAA
- a CDS encoding pyridoxal phosphate-dependent aminotransferase, with protein MISNRCKNIKPSAIREIFNLATSDCINLGIGEPDFDTPKHIVEAAKKALDEGKTHYSPNNGIPELREEISNKLMKDYGLDVDKDNIIVTCGASEALMLSIMTLVDRGDEVLAPNPSFVSYFSLTEFAEGKIKSISLDENFDIDLEQVKESITKKTKLIIFNSPANPTGKVYDKETIKGLAEIAEDYNLIIVSDEVYDKIIYDKKHYSPMQFTDRCILINGFSKTYAMTGWRIGYLVVSDELNKELDLINNMIKIHQYSFACATTFAQYGALAALRGSQKCVEEMVNEFRRRRDLIYNGLKDIFKVNKPEGAFYIFPDVSEYGDGVEVAKKLIENKVLCVPGIAFGENGANYIRFSYATKYEDIERALEIIKGIFG; from the coding sequence ATGATAAGTAATAGATGCAAAAACATAAAACCATCAGCAATTAGGGAGATATTTAATTTAGCTACATCTGACTGCATAAATTTAGGAATAGGAGAGCCAGATTTTGATACTCCAAAGCATATAGTTGAGGCAGCAAAAAAAGCCTTAGATGAGGGGAAAACTCACTACTCTCCAAACAATGGAATTCCAGAACTTAGAGAGGAGATAAGCAACAAGTTAATGAAAGATTATGGCTTAGATGTTGATAAAGACAACATTATTGTTACTTGCGGGGCTTCAGAGGCGTTAATGCTCTCTATCATGACTTTGGTTGATAGAGGGGATGAGGTTTTAGCTCCAAATCCGTCTTTTGTGTCTTACTTCTCATTAACAGAGTTTGCTGAGGGTAAGATTAAAAGCATAAGCTTAGATGAGAATTTTGATATTGATTTAGAGCAAGTAAAAGAATCAATAACCAAAAAAACAAAGTTGATAATATTTAACTCTCCAGCAAACCCTACTGGAAAAGTTTATGATAAAGAAACAATAAAGGGCTTGGCGGAGATAGCTGAAGATTACAATTTAATTATTGTTTCAGATGAAGTTTATGATAAGATTATTTATGATAAAAAACACTACTCACCAATGCAATTTACTGATAGATGCATCTTAATTAATGGATTCTCTAAGACATACGCAATGACTGGCTGGAGAATTGGTTATTTAGTAGTTTCAGACGAGCTAAATAAAGAGTTGGATTTAATCAACAATATGATAAAAATCCATCAGTATAGCTTTGCATGTGCTACAACCTTTGCTCAGTATGGAGCATTAGCCGCTTTAAGAGGTAGCCAGAAGTGTGTTGAAGAGATGGTTAATGAGTTCAGAAGGAGGAGAGATTTGATTTATAATGGATTAAAGGATATCTTTAAAGTTAATAAGCCAGAGGGGGCATTTTATATCTTCCCAGATGTATCTGAGTATGGAGATGGTGTAGAGGTCGCTAAAAAGTTGATTGAAAATAAGGTTTTATGCGTTCCGGGTATTGCATTTGGTGAGAATGGAGCTAATTATATTAGATTTAGCTATGCTACAAAATATGAAGATATAGAAAGGGCATTGGAGATTATAAAGGGAATTTTTGGATAG
- a CDS encoding ATP/GTP-binding protein, producing the protein MLINEIKSIKEFRGIKKLKESIKLDKFNILIGKNNSGKTAILESLFLFPHPRRVYKLANNRSVLDFISSGRNGIKSLVYKYEGTAELEFDINLDNKFYKWKINIESDGIVNVFKDNKKCVRVEGKFLEFLIDNQKPAVSDNIEKVPIDNLEIVYFPYDTTFIKTLDNFLSNNEQKILKENIHTKVAEAISKVLDERFTEIVLKKDGWYLRREDASYIHVNDMGDGVKKVVRTMLILELLKPKLILWDDFDTAMHPSMIKNLLSYLSKGDWQVVISTHSIDVLYYMLDLEDVDDIQVIALKKDERDILGHRTFTIDDIEDIIDANLDPRYVCQNFDI; encoded by the coding sequence ATGCTAATCAATGAGATTAAAAGCATAAAAGAATTTAGAGGGATAAAAAAGCTTAAAGAATCAATAAAACTGGATAAGTTCAATATTTTAATTGGGAAAAATAACTCTGGAAAGACTGCTATTCTTGAAAGCTTATTTTTATTTCCACATCCAAGAAGAGTATATAAATTAGCAAATAATAGAAGTGTTTTAGATTTTATTTCAAGTGGGAGAAATGGCATAAAAAGTTTGGTTTATAAGTATGAGGGAACAGCAGAACTTGAATTTGATATAAATTTAGATAACAAGTTTTATAAATGGAAAATCAATATAGAGTCCGATGGAATTGTTAATGTTTTTAAAGATAATAAAAAATGCGTTAGAGTTGAGGGAAAATTCTTAGAATTCTTAATAGATAACCAAAAACCAGCAGTTTCTGATAATATAGAGAAAGTACCCATAGATAACTTAGAAATTGTTTATTTCCCTTACGATACAACATTTATTAAAACATTAGACAACTTCCTATCAAACAATGAACAGAAAATATTAAAAGAGAATATCCATACAAAGGTAGCAGAAGCTATAAGCAAAGTGTTGGATGAGAGATTTACTGAAATTGTCTTAAAAAAGGATGGTTGGTATCTAAGGAGGGAAGATGCATCCTACATCCATGTAAATGACATGGGAGATGGGGTTAAAAAGGTTGTAAGAACCATGCTAATCTTAGAGTTATTGAAGCCTAAACTCATACTCTGGGATGACTTTGATACAGCAATGCATCCTTCAATGATTAAAAATCTACTAAGTTATCTATCAAAAGGAGATTGGCAGGTTGTTATATCAACACATAGCATAGATGTCTTATATTATATGTTGGATTTGGAGGATGTTGATGATATTCAAGTTATTGCCTTAAAGAAAGACGAAAGGGATATATTGGGGCATAGAACATTTACAATTGACGATATTGAGGACATAATTGATGCAAACCTTGACCCAAGATATGTTTGCCAGAATTTTGATATTTAA
- the guaA gene encoding glutamine-hydrolyzing GMP synthase — protein sequence MFNPQKFIEEAVEEIKQQIKDRRAIIALSGGVDSSVAAVLTHKAIGNNLTAVFVDTGLMRKGEREEVERTFRDKLGLNLIVVDAKDRFLEALKGVTDPEEKRKIIGKLFIDVFEEVAEEIKAEVLVQGTIAPDWIETQGKIKSHHNVALPHGMVLEVVEPLRELYKDEVRLLAKELGLPDSIVYRQPFPGPGLAVRVLGEVTEEKLNICREANAIVEEEIKKANLDKDLWQYFAVVLDCKATGVKGDEREYNWIVALRMVKSLDAMTAHVPELPFDLLKRISKRITSEIPNVARVVFDITDKPPATIEFE from the coding sequence ATGTTTAATCCACAGAAATTTATTGAAGAGGCAGTAGAAGAAATAAAACAGCAAATTAAAGATAGGAGAGCAATAATTGCCTTAAGTGGTGGAGTAGATAGTTCTGTTGCAGCTGTTTTAACCCACAAAGCTATTGGAAATAACTTGACAGCTGTTTTTGTTGATACCGGATTGATGAGAAAGGGAGAGAGGGAAGAAGTCGAAAGAACATTTAGAGATAAGTTAGGATTAAATTTAATAGTTGTAGATGCGAAGGATAGGTTTTTAGAAGCTTTAAAAGGAGTTACAGACCCAGAAGAAAAGAGAAAGATTATTGGTAAATTATTTATTGATGTTTTTGAGGAAGTTGCTGAAGAGATAAAGGCAGAGGTTTTAGTCCAAGGGACTATTGCTCCAGATTGGATTGAAACTCAGGGAAAAATAAAGAGTCATCACAACGTTGCCTTACCACACGGAATGGTTTTAGAGGTTGTTGAGCCATTGAGAGAACTCTACAAAGATGAGGTTAGGCTATTAGCAAAAGAGCTTGGATTGCCAGATAGTATCGTCTATAGGCAGCCATTCCCAGGGCCTGGATTGGCTGTTAGGGTTTTAGGAGAGGTTACTGAAGAAAAACTAAATATCTGCAGAGAGGCAAATGCAATAGTTGAGGAGGAAATTAAAAAAGCAAACTTAGATAAAGATTTATGGCAATACTTTGCCGTTGTTTTGGACTGTAAAGCAACTGGAGTTAAAGGTGATGAGAGGGAATACAACTGGATTGTTGCCTTAAGAATGGTTAAATCCTTAGATGCTATGACTGCTCACGTTCCAGAACTGCCTTTTGATTTGTTGAAAAGAATTAGTAAGAGAATTACTTCAGAAATTCCAAATGTTGCGAGAGTGGTGTTTGATATAACCGATAAACCACCAGCAACAATTGAATTTGAATAG
- a CDS encoding UbiD family decarboxylase, with translation MREIINKLDPIIIEKAHKKFGVSRILKKYDGRPVYIKDVDGFEVVGNLCSRETLSKIFGVKKEEFTFFMLNAMEKEKEGKLKINNKLKEKYIVESPEKIKDWPIPIYYEKDAGAYITSGVVVVNDKDYGYNLSIHRILVKDDYLVIRMVEQRHLHFLYTKAIKEKGYLDVAIVIGVHPAVLLAGSTSADITFDELKFAAALLGGEIDVFELDNGLLVPEAEFIIEGKILAEMDDEGPFVDITGTYDIVRKQPIIKIEKLYRKEKPVFHALLPGGIEHKTLMGMPQEPRILKGVRNTVPTVKNVVLTEGGCCWLHAVVQIEKRTEGDGKNAILAAFASHPSLKHVVVVDDDINIFDINDVEYAIATRVQGDKDIVIIPGAKGSSLDPSSDLKNKLTAKVGIDATMSLIKGREHFERAKIPDE, from the coding sequence ATGAGAGAAATTATCAATAAACTCGACCCAATTATAATAGAAAAAGCACACAAAAAGTTTGGTGTTTCGAGAATATTAAAGAAATATGATGGAAGACCGGTGTATATAAAGGATGTAGATGGGTTTGAGGTTGTTGGTAATCTCTGCAGTAGGGAGACATTATCAAAGATTTTTGGAGTAAAAAAAGAAGAATTTACATTCTTCATGCTTAATGCAATGGAGAAAGAAAAAGAAGGAAAATTAAAGATAAACAATAAATTAAAAGAGAAATATATTGTTGAAAGTCCAGAGAAGATTAAAGACTGGCCAATTCCAATATACTATGAAAAAGATGCAGGAGCTTATATAACAAGTGGGGTTGTTGTTGTAAATGATAAAGACTACGGCTACAACTTATCAATCCACAGAATTTTAGTTAAAGATGATTATTTAGTTATAAGAATGGTTGAGCAAAGGCATTTACACTTTTTATATACAAAAGCTATAAAAGAGAAAGGTTATTTAGATGTTGCTATAGTTATTGGGGTGCATCCGGCTGTTTTGTTAGCTGGTTCTACATCTGCTGATATAACATTTGATGAGCTAAAATTTGCAGCTGCTTTATTGGGGGGAGAGATAGATGTTTTTGAGTTAGATAATGGTTTATTGGTTCCAGAGGCAGAGTTTATTATTGAAGGTAAGATTTTAGCTGAGATGGATGATGAGGGGCCTTTTGTTGATATAACTGGGACTTATGACATAGTTAGGAAGCAGCCAATAATTAAAATTGAAAAACTTTATAGAAAGGAAAAGCCAGTATTCCACGCTCTATTGCCGGGGGGGATTGAGCATAAAACACTGATGGGAATGCCACAAGAACCAAGGATTTTGAAGGGTGTTAGAAATACAGTTCCGACAGTGAAGAACGTTGTTTTAACTGAAGGAGGTTGTTGTTGGCTTCATGCAGTTGTTCAGATAGAGAAGAGAACAGAAGGAGACGGAAAAAATGCTATATTAGCAGCTTTCGCTTCTCATCCAAGCTTAAAGCATGTAGTTGTTGTTGATGATGATATTAATATATTTGACATAAATGATGTCGAGTATGCAATAGCCACAAGGGTTCAAGGAGATAAAGATATTGTTATAATACCTGGAGCTAAAGGTTCGTCTTTAGACCCTTCAAGTGATTTAAAAAATAAACTAACTGCAAAAGTAGGAATAGATGCCACTATGAGCTTAATTAAAGGTAGAGAGCATTTTGAAAGAGCTAAGATTCCTGATGAATGA
- the serB gene encoding phosphoserine phosphatase SerB → MERKKLILFDFDSTLVNNETIDEIAKEAGVEEEVKKITKEAMEGKLNFEQSLRKRVSLLKDLPIEKVEKAIERITPTEGAEETIKELKNRGYVVAVVSGGFDIAVNKIKEKLGLDYAFANKLIIKDGKLTGEVEGEVLKENAKGEILEKIAKIEGIKLEDTVVVGDGANDLSMFKKAGLKIAFCAKPILKEKADICIEKRDLREILKYVK, encoded by the coding sequence ATGGAGAGGAAAAAACTTATTTTATTTGATTTTGATAGCACGTTGGTTAATAATGAGACAATTGATGAGATTGCTAAAGAGGCAGGAGTTGAGGAAGAAGTTAAGAAGATAACAAAAGAAGCAATGGAAGGGAAATTAAATTTTGAGCAATCTTTAAGAAAGAGAGTTAGTTTATTAAAAGACCTTCCAATTGAAAAAGTTGAAAAAGCCATTGAAAGAATAACACCAACAGAAGGGGCTGAAGAGACAATTAAAGAGTTAAAAAATAGGGGTTATGTTGTTGCCGTTGTTAGTGGTGGTTTTGATATTGCCGTTAATAAGATTAAAGAAAAATTAGGATTGGATTATGCTTTTGCAAATAAGTTAATTATTAAAGATGGAAAACTAACTGGAGAGGTTGAAGGAGAGGTTTTAAAAGAAAATGCTAAAGGGGAAATTTTAGAAAAAATAGCTAAAATTGAAGGAATAAAATTGGAAGATACAGTTGTTGTAGGAGATGGAGCTAACGACTTAAGCATGTTTAAAAAAGCTGGTTTGAAGATAGCTTTTTGTGCAAAACCCATTTTAAAGGAGAAGGCAGATATCTGTATAGAAAAGAGGGATTTAAGAGAAATTTTAAAGTATGTCAAATAA
- the purM gene encoding phosphoribosylformylglycinamidine cyclo-ligase, protein MVTYKDAGVDISHEDRVIKALVSQITFKRTDIKPAELGLHYAGAVEFGDYYLVLSTDGVGSKMIVAEMANKFDTVGIDMIAMNVNDAICIGAEPIALVDYLAVGHITEEIAEQIGKGLNEGAKEANINIVGGETATLPDMIKGIDLAGTVLAIVKKDEIITGKDVKPGDVIVGLRSSGIHSNGLSLARKVFFDIAKLGINDKLSYGKTVAEELLTPTKIYVKPVLEMVRDKDIKVKGLAHITGGSFRKLKRLNDRVTYYIDNLPEPLPIFKEIQRLGNVPDEEMFRTFNMGIGFCVIVDEEDADKVIKIANKYNIPAQIIGRVVDSLEVNGNKIVGKAVVKYNDKHIILE, encoded by the coding sequence ATGGTTACTTATAAAGATGCAGGAGTAGATATATCACATGAAGATAGAGTAATTAAAGCCTTAGTTTCACAGATAACATTTAAAAGAACTGATATAAAGCCTGCTGAGTTAGGATTGCATTATGCAGGGGCAGTGGAGTTTGGAGATTATTATTTAGTTTTATCTACAGATGGAGTAGGAAGTAAGATGATAGTTGCAGAGATGGCTAATAAGTTTGACACTGTTGGAATTGACATGATAGCTATGAATGTAAATGATGCCATCTGTATAGGTGCTGAGCCTATAGCGTTGGTTGATTATTTAGCTGTTGGACATATAACTGAAGAGATAGCTGAACAGATAGGAAAGGGATTAAATGAAGGAGCTAAGGAGGCAAATATAAACATTGTTGGTGGAGAGACAGCAACATTACCAGATATGATTAAAGGCATTGATTTGGCAGGAACTGTTTTAGCAATAGTTAAAAAGGATGAAATCATAACTGGAAAAGATGTTAAACCTGGAGACGTAATTGTTGGTTTAAGAAGTTCTGGAATACATAGCAACGGGCTATCTTTGGCAAGAAAAGTATTTTTTGACATAGCCAAGTTAGGGATTAATGACAAACTTTCTTATGGAAAGACAGTTGCTGAAGAACTTTTAACACCAACAAAGATTTATGTAAAGCCTGTTTTGGAAATGGTTAGAGATAAAGATATAAAAGTTAAAGGCTTAGCTCATATAACTGGAGGAAGTTTTAGAAAGCTTAAAAGGTTGAATGATAGAGTAACTTATTATATAGATAACCTCCCAGAACCATTGCCAATATTTAAGGAGATTCAAAGATTAGGTAATGTTCCTGATGAAGAGATGTTTAGAACATTTAATATGGGTATTGGATTCTGTGTAATTGTTGATGAAGAAGATGCTGACAAAGTTATAAAAATAGCTAATAAATATAATATCCCAGCTCAGATAATAGGTAGAGTTGTTGATAGCTTAGAAGTTAATGGAAATAAGATTGTTGGTAAGGCTGTTGTTAAATATAATGATAAGCACATAATATTGGAATAA
- the purC gene encoding phosphoribosylaminoimidazolesuccinocarboxamide synthase, translating to MEIKLEEILKKQPLYSGKAKSIYEIDDDKVLIEFRDDITAGNGAKHDVKQGKGYLNALISSKLFEVLEENGVETHYIKYIEPRYMVAKKVEIIPIEVIVRNIAAGSLCRRYPFEEGKELPFPIVQFDYKNDEYGDPMLNEDIAVALGLATREELNKIKEIALKVNEVLKKLFDEKGIILVDFKIEIGRDKDGNLLVADEISPDTMRLWDKETRDVLDKDVFRKDLGDVIAKYRIVAERLGLL from the coding sequence ATGGAAATAAAATTGGAAGAAATTTTAAAAAAGCAGCCATTATACAGTGGGAAAGCAAAGTCAATCTATGAGATTGATGATGATAAAGTTTTGATAGAGTTTAGAGATGATATAACAGCTGGAAATGGAGCCAAGCATGATGTTAAACAAGGAAAGGGATATTTAAACGCTCTAATTTCATCAAAGCTATTTGAAGTTTTAGAGGAGAATGGAGTAGAAACTCACTATATAAAGTATATAGAACCAAGATACATGGTAGCTAAGAAAGTTGAAATTATACCAATAGAGGTTATAGTCAGAAATATAGCTGCTGGGAGTTTGTGTAGAAGATATCCTTTTGAAGAAGGGAAGGAATTGCCATTCCCAATTGTTCAATTTGACTACAAAAATGATGAGTATGGAGACCCTATGCTAAATGAAGATATTGCAGTAGCTTTAGGTTTGGCTACAAGAGAGGAATTAAATAAGATTAAAGAAATTGCCTTAAAAGTTAATGAAGTACTAAAGAAATTGTTTGATGAGAAGGGCATTATATTAGTTGATTTCAAAATTGAAATTGGTAGAGATAAAGATGGTAATTTATTGGTTGCAGATGAGATAAGCCCAGACACTATGAGATTGTGGGATAAAGAGACAAGAGATGTATTGGATAAGGATGTATTTAGAAAGGATTTAGGGGATGTTATTGCAAAATACAGAATTGTCGCTGAGAGATTAGGATTGTTATAG
- the purF gene encoding amidophosphoribosyltransferase: MCGIFGVYSYEKLNVAKRIYYGLFALQHRGQEGAGIATSDGKNIHYYKNIGLVTDVFRNETLQNLFGYIGIGHVRYSTTGGKAVENCQPFVVKSSFGNIAIAHNGDLVNSDELRRELEMKGHIFTSSTDSEVIAQLLVRELLKTSDKIEAIKNTLKKLVGAYSLLIMFNDSLIAVRDPWGFKPLCIGRDESNIYISSEDCALTTLDAEFIRDVEPGEIIEIKNGEMISHKLDYDVSEYNPVDINVPCIYKGATTCMFEYVYFARPDSTIDGISVYKVRKRIGKILAKEHPVDADVVSPIPDSGVAFALGFSEESGIPYYEGLIKNRYVGRTFILPSQNERELAVRLKLSPVKSVLEGKRVVLVDDSIVRGTTSRRIVNMVRKAGAKEVHLRIGSPKIISPCYYGIDMATKKELIASNKTEEEIGKAIGVDSIGYLSLEGLVKAIGRKDLCLACVTGEYPTEVKFEKILGRE, translated from the coding sequence ATGTGTGGGATATTTGGAGTCTACTCTTATGAAAAACTAAACGTAGCTAAGAGAATTTATTATGGGTTGTTTGCTTTACAACACAGAGGACAGGAAGGGGCTGGAATAGCTACAAGTGATGGGAAAAATATCCACTACTATAAAAACATTGGATTGGTTACAGATGTTTTTAGAAATGAGACATTACAAAACTTATTTGGATATATTGGAATTGGACATGTAAGGTATTCAACAACTGGAGGAAAGGCTGTTGAAAATTGCCAGCCGTTTGTTGTTAAAAGCTCATTTGGTAATATAGCTATAGCCCATAATGGAGATTTGGTAAATTCAGATGAACTAAGAAGAGAATTAGAGATGAAGGGGCATATATTCACTTCTTCAACTGACTCTGAAGTTATAGCCCAACTTTTGGTTAGAGAGTTGTTAAAAACTTCCGATAAGATTGAAGCAATAAAAAATACATTAAAAAAGCTCGTTGGAGCTTATTCACTTTTAATAATGTTTAATGATTCTTTGATAGCTGTAAGAGACCCTTGGGGCTTTAAACCATTATGCATTGGAAGAGATGAGAGCAATATTTACATATCATCTGAGGATTGTGCATTAACAACTTTAGATGCTGAGTTTATTAGAGATGTGGAGCCAGGGGAGATTATAGAAATTAAAAATGGTGAAATGATATCTCACAAATTGGATTATGATGTTTCTGAATACAACCCAGTGGATATTAATGTTCCATGCATATACAAAGGAGCTACAACATGTATGTTTGAATATGTGTATTTTGCAAGGCCAGATTCAACAATTGATGGTATCAGCGTTTATAAAGTAAGAAAGAGGATTGGAAAAATTTTGGCTAAAGAACATCCAGTAGATGCTGATGTTGTATCTCCAATTCCAGATTCTGGGGTTGCATTTGCCTTAGGGTTTTCTGAAGAATCAGGGATTCCATACTATGAAGGTTTAATAAAGAATAGGTATGTTGGAAGAACTTTTATTTTGCCTTCACAGAATGAGAGAGAATTGGCTGTAAGGTTAAAGTTAAGTCCAGTAAAAAGTGTATTAGAAGGGAAGAGGGTTGTTTTAGTTGATGATAGTATTGTTAGAGGAACAACATCAAGAAGGATTGTAAATATGGTTAGAAAGGCTGGAGCTAAGGAAGTGCATTTAAGAATAGGAAGTCCTAAAATTATATCTCCTTGCTATTATGGTATAGATATGGCTACCAAAAAAGAGCTCATTGCTTCAAATAAAACAGAAGAAGAGATTGGAAAAGCTATTGGAGTCGATTCTATTGGATATTTATCATTAGAGGGATTAGTTAAAGCTATTGGTAGGAAGGATTTATGTTTAGCTTGTGTAACTGGAGAATATCCAACTGAAGTTAAGTTTGAGAAGATATTAGGAAGAGAATAA
- the purS gene encoding phosphoribosylformylglycinamidine synthase subunit PurS: MYKATVTIKLKKGVLNPEGRTIQRALNFLGFNNVKEVQTYKMIDIIMEGESEEKVKEEVEEMCKKLLANPVIHDYEIKVEKIE, translated from the coding sequence ATGTATAAGGCAACAGTCACAATAAAGTTAAAAAAAGGAGTTTTAAACCCTGAAGGTAGAACAATCCAGAGAGCTTTAAACTTTTTAGGCTTTAATAATGTTAAAGAAGTTCAAACATACAAAATGATTGATATAATTATGGAAGGAGAGAGTGAGGAGAAAGTTAAAGAAGAAGTTGAAGAGATGTGTAAAAAGCTTTTAGCAAATCCTGTTATCCATGATTATGAGATAAAAGTCGAGAAAATTGAATAA